In Candidatus Nitronauta litoralis, one DNA window encodes the following:
- a CDS encoding TIGR00374 family protein, translating to MPDFTISKQGAGILFVGLVSVILLIVWQGVGSVVDIISQVGWGLLWLLPLFLCVLLLMTRAWQELFVDANSPPFSKLLFFNWIGNSINWLLPVAQLGGDFVKAWWLARTQVASGSWSAASVIVDKTIQALVQATVALIGVALLASHSGNNEIVFAGLAFAILLSGGIYIFYRLQRSSLFSKTSRLAGSWKKKAAHLSGGAEHLDVTIETIYQNRKAILSSYLWRLVSRLILATEIWLALGMLGISVGAVEALLLECLGQTVRAAAFMIPGAYGVQEGGYMTLGLAIGLPLEVSLSLSLIKRLRELMVGVPALVVWQWMEARSLAKVDLPS from the coding sequence ATGCCGGATTTTACAATAAGTAAACAGGGGGCAGGAATTCTTTTTGTTGGACTCGTCTCGGTAATCCTTCTTATTGTCTGGCAGGGCGTGGGCTCTGTAGTAGATATTATTAGTCAGGTTGGTTGGGGACTACTATGGTTGCTTCCCCTGTTTTTATGTGTGCTGCTATTGATGACACGGGCCTGGCAGGAATTGTTTGTCGATGCCAATTCCCCCCCTTTTTCAAAATTATTGTTCTTCAACTGGATTGGAAACTCGATCAATTGGCTATTGCCGGTTGCCCAGCTGGGTGGCGATTTCGTCAAGGCCTGGTGGCTGGCGCGGACCCAGGTTGCTTCAGGTAGCTGGTCTGCTGCATCGGTGATCGTTGATAAAACCATTCAGGCTCTGGTTCAGGCTACGGTCGCGCTGATCGGTGTTGCGCTGCTTGCAAGCCATTCAGGTAATAATGAAATTGTATTTGCAGGCTTGGCTTTCGCTATTTTGTTGTCGGGTGGGATCTATATTTTTTACCGGCTTCAACGGTCCAGTCTTTTTTCCAAAACATCCCGCCTGGCAGGAAGCTGGAAGAAAAAAGCAGCACATCTCTCGGGTGGTGCGGAACATCTGGATGTAACGATAGAAACCATTTATCAGAATCGAAAGGCGATCCTGTCCTCTTACCTCTGGCGACTGGTTTCGCGTTTGATTCTCGCTACGGAAATCTGGCTGGCGTTAGGGATGCTCGGCATATCGGTGGGTGCGGTGGAAGCGCTTCTTCTGGAATGCCTGGGGCAGACAGTACGCGCGGCGGCTTTTATGATTCCCGGTGCCTATGGGGTTCAGGAGGGAGGGTACATGACCCTGGGCCTGGCCATCGGTCTCCCCCTGGAGGTTTCTCTTTCTTTGTCCCTGATTAAAAGGCTGCGGGAGCTCATGGTGGGTGTTCCGGCGCTGGTTGTCTGGCAATGGATGGAAGCCCGTTCCCTGGCAAAAGTCGATTTACCCTCCTAA